Proteins co-encoded in one Prunus persica cultivar Lovell chromosome G6, Prunus_persica_NCBIv2, whole genome shotgun sequence genomic window:
- the LOC18772328 gene encoding transcription initiation factor TFIID subunit 4b isoform X1 — protein sequence MDPSVVKKLLEDDEDETMHSGADLLAFQAALNKDIEGDVSASQPSDSDTAVLCQGSNNTSSQSLLQLSIASQDENTAGQIQQDQKIAQHRELHLYEMEPKQQGSIAENMQQKNDASKVLNHFPLPQKQPHGDLQEGQAEQKPLQIPETTGMLISEKHPSSTEEHGIAPNLKSESQYLKLQKMSSQQSMITEQPRNPSNQSRQVVFYQLYPLLLPQLNKDRGRQLTTLFGRLKSRQILKDAFVRELKSIVGDEMLRMAVKEAPLMPSPNHRLLPKASVPQQPPRMLSISAGAAQLTNPRSSALHLRGPNSATDPSHSLPSTVQVQTDSSHPLIKNSARKLPEAECHSDSEGMQVSQISSSSVVATNQERECFSVPMHGNAGGTCHLFSGTSVNTCALPVKPQPSDAQLRQVLQHQSIGSTQSGGEARGANIMSVSKTERQNSMNEPSRLQGGSLTHFTTNATLQQNPNPSQSSNKEQSSRPVSSMAYVKQELIDQTAEQQHKPPLPSSHGLPSVSAGVLEQGNASSVISMDESLEKQPSRMGVSSSPSSSTITVPQSSVSPSFMMQVNPSVSLGPRISSGTSPCGINNKTPPKKPSIGRKKPLEALGSSPPQSSKKQKVSGAFSDIEQLNDVTAVSGVNLREEEEQLFPGPKEDSRASEASRKSVQKEEERLILEKAPLQKKLAEIMVKCGLKSVTHDVERCLSLCVEERMRGLINNLIRLSKQRVDAEKSRHHTITNSDVRQQIMDLNQKAREEWEKKQAGAEKIRRLNEPEVDNGVDGDEEKDESHPKSFKTNIEADGKLRTTAANVAARAAVGGDDMFSKWQLMAQARQKHEGEIDAASGSQPGKDVNHKPTSTTGRIMKGSQEAEKRGGPAPVARAGPIRKSGRNQVIMPQTRMARTISVKDMIAALEREPQMSKSMLIYRLHERIQS from the exons ATGGATCCATCCGTTGTGAAGAAGCTCCTTGAAGACGATGAG GATGAAACCATGCATTCCGGGGCGGATTTGTTAGCCTTCCAGGCTGCCCTGAATAAGGACATAGAAGGAGATGTGTCTGCTTCCCAGCCGTCTGATTCAGACACAG CGGTTTTGTGTCAAGGAAGCAATAATACTTCTAGTCAGTCATTACTGCAGTTGAGTATTGCTAGCCAGGATGAAAATACAGCTGGTCAAATTCAACAAGACCAAAAAATTGCACAACATCGAGAACTgcatttgtatgaaatggaaCCAAAGCAACAGGGATCCATTGCTGAGAATATGCAACAGAAAAATGATGCCTCAAAGGTACTCAATCACTTTCCTTTACCCCAGAAGCAACCACATGGTGATCTTCAAGAAGGACAGGCAGAACAGAAGCCACTCCAGATTCCTGAAACAACTGGAATGCTGATTTCTGAAAAACACCCAAGCTCAACAGAGGAGCACGGCATAGCACCTAATCTCAAAAGCGAATCTCAGTACTTAAAGCTTCAGAAGATGAGCAGTCAACAATCAATGATCACAGAGCAACCAAGAAACCCTTCGAATCAAAGCAGACAAGTAGTATTTTACCAGTTATATCCCCTCTTATTGCCCCAACTAAATAAAGACAGAGGAAGGCAACTTACTACTCTATTTGGTAGACTCAAG AGCCGTCAAATCCTCAAAGATGCTTTTGTCCGGGAACTTAAAAGTATTGTTGGGGATGAGATGCTCAGAATGGCAGTAAAGGAAGCGCCCCTAATG CCTAGTCCTAACCATCGGTTACTGCCTAAGGCCTCGGTCCCGCAACAACCTCCAAGGATGCTATCTATTAGTGCAGGTGCTGCACAGTTGACTAACCCTCGTTCATCTGCACTTCATCTGAGAGGTCCCAATTCTGCCACTGACCCATCACACAGTCTCCCTTCAACAGTTCAGGTACAGACTGATTCAAGCCATCCGCTCATTAAAAATAGTGCTAGAAAATTGCCAGAAGCAGAATGTCACTCAGATTCTGAGGGAATGCAAGTAAGTCAAATTTCTTCCTCTAGTGTGGTAGCTACCAATCAAGAAAGGGAGTGCTTCTCAGTTCCTATGCATGGAAACGCTGGTGGTACTTGTCACCTATTTTCAGGGACAAGTGTCAATACTTGCGCATTGCCTGTCAAACCGCAGCCTTCTGATGCACAACTGAGACAAGTCCTACAACATCAAAGCATAGGTTCTACTCAGTCAGGTGGGGAAGCACGTGGAGCGAACATCATGAGTGTGTCCAAAACGGAGAGGCAAAATTCTATGAATGAACCTAGTAGACTGCAAGGTGGATCTCTTACTCACTTTACAACTAATGCAACTTTGCAACAGAATCCTAATCCTTCACAATCCTCAAATAAAGAGCAGAGTTCCCGTCCTGTGTCATCAATGGCTTATGTCAAACAGGAATTGATTGATCAGACTGCTGAGCAGCAGCACAAGCCTCCATTGCCTAGTTCACATGGATTGCCTTCGGTTTCTGCTGGAGTACTTGAACAGGGAAATGCATCATCTGTAATTTCAATGGATGAGTCCTTAGAGAAGCAGCCTTCTAGAATGGGTGTTTCATCATCGCCTTCGTCGTCTACAATCACAGTGCCTCAAAGTTCGGTGTCTCCTTCCTTCATGATGCAAGTCAATCCTAGTGTCTCG TTAGGCCCTCGGATAAGCTCTGGAACCTCTCCTTGTGGgattaataataaaacacCTCCAAAAAAGCCTTCTATTGGCCGAAAGAAGCCGCTTGAAGCACTTGGTTCTTCACCACCGCAATCAAG TAAGAAGCAAAAAGTAAGTGGGGCGTTTTCGGATATTGAACAACTCAATGATGTCACTGCCGTCAGTGGAGTTAATCTTAGG gaagaggaagagcagCTGTTTCCGGGGCCCAAGGAGGATAGTCGAGCTTCAGAAGCCTCTCGAAAATCTGTgcaaaaagaagaggaaaggctGATTTTGGAGAAGGCTCCACTGCAGAAAAAATTAGCTGAAATTA TGGTCAAATGTGGTCTGAAAAGTGTAACCCATGACGTGGAGCGATGCTTGTCACTG TGTGTGGAGGAAAGAATGAGGGgactaataaataatttgatccGACTGTCAAAGcag CGGGTTGATGCTGAGAAATCAAGACACCACACTATTACTAACTCTGATGTTCGGCAACAAATTATGGATCTCAATCAGAAAGCTAGGGAAGAATGGGAGAAAAAGCAGGCTGGGGCAGAAAAGATCCGGAGGCTTAATGAG CCTGAGGTTGACAATGGAGTCGATGGAGACGAGGAGAAGGATGAAAGCCATCCTAAATCATTTAAG ACAAACATAGAGGCAGATGGCAAACTGAGGACAACAGCAGCAAATGTTGCTGCCCGTGCTGCAGTTGGGGGAGACGACATGTTCTCAAAATGGCAACTCATGGCACAAGCCCGGCAAAAACATGAAGGTGAGATTGATGCGGCGTCTGGGTCCCAGCCAGGTAAAGATGTAAACCACAAACCTACATCAACAACTGGAAGGATCATGAAGGGCAGTCAAGAAGCAGAGAAAAGGGGTGGTCCGGCTCCTGTCGCTAGAGCTG gGCCAATTAGAAAATCTGGAAGGAACCAAGTTATCATGCCTCAAACAAGGATGGCTCGTACTATATCTGTCAAGGATATGATTGCTGCCTTGGAAAGGGAACCTCAGATGTCGAAGTCTATGTTGATATATCGGTTGCATGAGAGAATCCAATCCTAG
- the LOC18772328 gene encoding transcription initiation factor TFIID subunit 4b isoform X2, with protein sequence MDPSVVKKLLEDDEDETMHSGADLLAFQAALNKDIEGDVSASQPSDSDTAVLCQGSNNTSSQSLLQLSIASQDENTAGQIQQDQKIAQHRELHLYEMEPKQQGSIAENMQQKNDASKVLNHFPLPQKQPHGDLQEGQAEQKPLQIPETTGMLISEKHPSSTEEHGIAPNLKSESQYLKLQKMSSQQSMITEQPRNPSNQSRQVVFYQLYPLLLPQLNKDRGRQLTTLFGRLKPSPNHRLLPKASVPQQPPRMLSISAGAAQLTNPRSSALHLRGPNSATDPSHSLPSTVQVQTDSSHPLIKNSARKLPEAECHSDSEGMQVSQISSSSVVATNQERECFSVPMHGNAGGTCHLFSGTSVNTCALPVKPQPSDAQLRQVLQHQSIGSTQSGGEARGANIMSVSKTERQNSMNEPSRLQGGSLTHFTTNATLQQNPNPSQSSNKEQSSRPVSSMAYVKQELIDQTAEQQHKPPLPSSHGLPSVSAGVLEQGNASSVISMDESLEKQPSRMGVSSSPSSSTITVPQSSVSPSFMMQVNPSVSLGPRISSGTSPCGINNKTPPKKPSIGRKKPLEALGSSPPQSSKKQKVSGAFSDIEQLNDVTAVSGVNLREEEEQLFPGPKEDSRASEASRKSVQKEEERLILEKAPLQKKLAEIMVKCGLKSVTHDVERCLSLCVEERMRGLINNLIRLSKQRVDAEKSRHHTITNSDVRQQIMDLNQKAREEWEKKQAGAEKIRRLNEPEVDNGVDGDEEKDESHPKSFKTNIEADGKLRTTAANVAARAAVGGDDMFSKWQLMAQARQKHEGEIDAASGSQPGKDVNHKPTSTTGRIMKGSQEAEKRGGPAPVARAGPIRKSGRNQVIMPQTRMARTISVKDMIAALEREPQMSKSMLIYRLHERIQS encoded by the exons ATGGATCCATCCGTTGTGAAGAAGCTCCTTGAAGACGATGAG GATGAAACCATGCATTCCGGGGCGGATTTGTTAGCCTTCCAGGCTGCCCTGAATAAGGACATAGAAGGAGATGTGTCTGCTTCCCAGCCGTCTGATTCAGACACAG CGGTTTTGTGTCAAGGAAGCAATAATACTTCTAGTCAGTCATTACTGCAGTTGAGTATTGCTAGCCAGGATGAAAATACAGCTGGTCAAATTCAACAAGACCAAAAAATTGCACAACATCGAGAACTgcatttgtatgaaatggaaCCAAAGCAACAGGGATCCATTGCTGAGAATATGCAACAGAAAAATGATGCCTCAAAGGTACTCAATCACTTTCCTTTACCCCAGAAGCAACCACATGGTGATCTTCAAGAAGGACAGGCAGAACAGAAGCCACTCCAGATTCCTGAAACAACTGGAATGCTGATTTCTGAAAAACACCCAAGCTCAACAGAGGAGCACGGCATAGCACCTAATCTCAAAAGCGAATCTCAGTACTTAAAGCTTCAGAAGATGAGCAGTCAACAATCAATGATCACAGAGCAACCAAGAAACCCTTCGAATCAAAGCAGACAAGTAGTATTTTACCAGTTATATCCCCTCTTATTGCCCCAACTAAATAAAGACAGAGGAAGGCAACTTACTACTCTATTTGGTAGACTCAAG CCTAGTCCTAACCATCGGTTACTGCCTAAGGCCTCGGTCCCGCAACAACCTCCAAGGATGCTATCTATTAGTGCAGGTGCTGCACAGTTGACTAACCCTCGTTCATCTGCACTTCATCTGAGAGGTCCCAATTCTGCCACTGACCCATCACACAGTCTCCCTTCAACAGTTCAGGTACAGACTGATTCAAGCCATCCGCTCATTAAAAATAGTGCTAGAAAATTGCCAGAAGCAGAATGTCACTCAGATTCTGAGGGAATGCAAGTAAGTCAAATTTCTTCCTCTAGTGTGGTAGCTACCAATCAAGAAAGGGAGTGCTTCTCAGTTCCTATGCATGGAAACGCTGGTGGTACTTGTCACCTATTTTCAGGGACAAGTGTCAATACTTGCGCATTGCCTGTCAAACCGCAGCCTTCTGATGCACAACTGAGACAAGTCCTACAACATCAAAGCATAGGTTCTACTCAGTCAGGTGGGGAAGCACGTGGAGCGAACATCATGAGTGTGTCCAAAACGGAGAGGCAAAATTCTATGAATGAACCTAGTAGACTGCAAGGTGGATCTCTTACTCACTTTACAACTAATGCAACTTTGCAACAGAATCCTAATCCTTCACAATCCTCAAATAAAGAGCAGAGTTCCCGTCCTGTGTCATCAATGGCTTATGTCAAACAGGAATTGATTGATCAGACTGCTGAGCAGCAGCACAAGCCTCCATTGCCTAGTTCACATGGATTGCCTTCGGTTTCTGCTGGAGTACTTGAACAGGGAAATGCATCATCTGTAATTTCAATGGATGAGTCCTTAGAGAAGCAGCCTTCTAGAATGGGTGTTTCATCATCGCCTTCGTCGTCTACAATCACAGTGCCTCAAAGTTCGGTGTCTCCTTCCTTCATGATGCAAGTCAATCCTAGTGTCTCG TTAGGCCCTCGGATAAGCTCTGGAACCTCTCCTTGTGGgattaataataaaacacCTCCAAAAAAGCCTTCTATTGGCCGAAAGAAGCCGCTTGAAGCACTTGGTTCTTCACCACCGCAATCAAG TAAGAAGCAAAAAGTAAGTGGGGCGTTTTCGGATATTGAACAACTCAATGATGTCACTGCCGTCAGTGGAGTTAATCTTAGG gaagaggaagagcagCTGTTTCCGGGGCCCAAGGAGGATAGTCGAGCTTCAGAAGCCTCTCGAAAATCTGTgcaaaaagaagaggaaaggctGATTTTGGAGAAGGCTCCACTGCAGAAAAAATTAGCTGAAATTA TGGTCAAATGTGGTCTGAAAAGTGTAACCCATGACGTGGAGCGATGCTTGTCACTG TGTGTGGAGGAAAGAATGAGGGgactaataaataatttgatccGACTGTCAAAGcag CGGGTTGATGCTGAGAAATCAAGACACCACACTATTACTAACTCTGATGTTCGGCAACAAATTATGGATCTCAATCAGAAAGCTAGGGAAGAATGGGAGAAAAAGCAGGCTGGGGCAGAAAAGATCCGGAGGCTTAATGAG CCTGAGGTTGACAATGGAGTCGATGGAGACGAGGAGAAGGATGAAAGCCATCCTAAATCATTTAAG ACAAACATAGAGGCAGATGGCAAACTGAGGACAACAGCAGCAAATGTTGCTGCCCGTGCTGCAGTTGGGGGAGACGACATGTTCTCAAAATGGCAACTCATGGCACAAGCCCGGCAAAAACATGAAGGTGAGATTGATGCGGCGTCTGGGTCCCAGCCAGGTAAAGATGTAAACCACAAACCTACATCAACAACTGGAAGGATCATGAAGGGCAGTCAAGAAGCAGAGAAAAGGGGTGGTCCGGCTCCTGTCGCTAGAGCTG gGCCAATTAGAAAATCTGGAAGGAACCAAGTTATCATGCCTCAAACAAGGATGGCTCGTACTATATCTGTCAAGGATATGATTGCTGCCTTGGAAAGGGAACCTCAGATGTCGAAGTCTATGTTGATATATCGGTTGCATGAGAGAATCCAATCCTAG
- the LOC18775250 gene encoding secoisolariciresinol dehydrogenase, whose translation MAIGNFSLLAAAARRLEGKVALITGGASGIGESTARLFSKHGAKVVIADVQDDLAESVCRDLSPSPTLFVHCDVTKEEDVENAVQTTTNKYGELDIMFNNAGIIGTNKPNILDNDKVEFEQVIRVNLVGAFLGIKHAARVMIPAGKGSIINTASVCSTIGGCASHAYTSSKHGLVGLVRNTAVELGQHGIRVNCVSPYAVATKLAKEFFKIDDDGVHGAYSNLKGRVLKAEDIAEAALYLGSDESKYVSGHNLLVDGGYTIMNAGFCMFEQA comes from the exons ATGGCTATAGGAAATTTCTCATtacttgctgctgctgcaagaag GCTTGAAGGTAAAGTGGCCCTAATCACTGGTGGGGCGAGCGGCATAGGAGAGTCCACTGCAAGACTCTTCTCAAAACATGGAGCTAAAGTTGTGATTGCAGATGTGCAAGACGACTTGGCTGAATCTGTTTGCAGAGACCTAAGCCCTTCGCCCACTTTGTTTGTCCATTGTGATGTAACGAAAGAAGAAGACGTCGAAAACGCTGTCCAAAcaaccacaaacaaatatggaGAGCTAGACATCATGTTCAACAATGCAGGTATAATTGGCACGAATAAACCCAACATCCTTGACAATGACAAGGTAGAATTTGAGCAAGTGATAAGGGTAAATCTAGTTGGTGCGTTTTTGGGGATCAAACATGCAGCTCGTGTTATGATCCCAGCTGGAAAAGGTAGCATAATAAACACTGCTAGTGTTTGTTCTACCATCGGGGGTTGCGCATCACATGCATACACAAGTTCAAAGCATGGTTTAGTAGGGCTGGTGAGAAACACGGCCGTGGAGCTTGGACAACATGGTATTCGTGTGAATTGTGTGTCACCGTATGCAGTTGCCACGAAGTTAGCAAAGGAGTTCTTTAAGATTGATGATGATGGAGTTCATGGTGCTTATTCCAACCTTAAAGGTAGGGTTCTTAAGGCAGAAGATATTGCTGAAGCTGCTCTTTACTTGGGTAGTGATGAGTCAAAGTATGTTAGTGGGCATAATCTTTTGGTAGATGGAGGCTACACTATTATGAACGCAGGGTTTTGCATGTTTGAACAAGCTTGA
- the LOC18773730 gene encoding secoisolariciresinol dehydrogenase, giving the protein MAIGNFSLLAAAARRLEGKVAVITGGASGIGESTARLFSKHGAKVVIADVQDDLAESVCRDLSPSSTSFVHCDVTKEEDVENVVQTATNKYGKLDIMFNNAGIAGMVKPNILDNDKIEFEQVIRVNLVGAFLGIKHAARVMIPVGKGSIINTASACSPIGGCAPHAYTSSKHGLVGLVRNTAVELGQHGIRVNCVSPYIVSTPLVKEFFKLDDDKLHGVYSNLKGGVLKAEDIAKAALYLGSDESKYVSGHNLLVDGGFTIVNAGFCMFEQA; this is encoded by the exons ATGGCTATCGGAAATTTCTCATTACTAGCTGCTGCTGCAAGAag GCTTGAAGGTAAAGTGGCCGTAATCACTGGTGGGGCGAGCGGTATAGGAGAGTCCACTGCAAGACTCTTCTCAAAACATGGAGCTAAAGTTGTGATTGCAGATGTGCAAGACGACTTGGCTGAATCTGTTTGCAGAGACCTAAGCCCTTCGTCCACTTCATTTGTCCATTGCGATGTAACGAAAGAAGAAGACGTCGAAAACGTTGTCCAAACAGccacaaacaaatatggaAAGCTAGACATCATGTTCAACAATGCAGGTATAGCTGGCATGGTAAAACCCAACATCCTTGACAATGACAAGATAGAATTTGAGCAAGTGATTAGGGTAAATCTGGTTGGTGCGTTTTTGGGGATCAAACATGCAGCTCGTGTTATGATCCCAGTTGGAAAAGGTAGCATAATCAACACTGCTAGTGCTTGTTCT CC CATCGGGGGTTGCGCACCACATGCATACACAAGTTCAAAGCATGGTTTAGTAGGGCTGGTGAGAAACACGGCCGTAGAGCTTGGACAACACGGTATTCGTGTGAATTGTGTGTCACCGTATATAGTTTCCACGCCTTTAGTGAAGGAGTTCTTTAAGCTTGATGATGATAAACTTCATGGTGTTTATTCCAACCTTAAAGGTGGGGTTCTTAAGGCAGAAGATATTGCTAAAGCTGCTCTTTACTTGGGTAGTGATGAGTCAAAGTATGTTAGTGGGCATAATCTTTTGGTAGATGGAGGCTTCACTATTGTGAACGCAGGGTTTTGCATGTTTGAACAAGCTTGA
- the LOC18774641 gene encoding secoisolariciresinol dehydrogenase — protein sequence MSMGSFSLLAAAARRLEGKVALITGGASGIGESTARLFSKHGARVVIADVQDGLAESVCRDLSSSSISFVHCDVTKEEDVENAVKTATRKYGKLDIMFNNAGTGGVAKPNILDNDKAEFEQVIRVNLIGAFLGIKHAARVMIPAGQGSIINTASVCSTIGGGSSHAYTSSKHGIVGLMRNTAVELGQHGIRVNCVSPYIVATPLAKNFFKLDDNGVHGAYSNLKGGVLKVEDIAEAALYLGSDESKYVSGHNLLVDGGFTIVNPRFCMFEQS from the exons ATGAGCATGGGAAGTTTCTCATtacttgctgctgctgcaagaAG GCTTGAAGGTAAAGTGGCCCTAATCACTGGTGGAGCGAGCGGCATAGGAGAGTCCACTGCAAGACTCTTCTCAAAACATGGAGCTAGAGTTGTGATTGCAGATGTGCAAGACGGCTTGGCTGAATCTGTTTGCAGAGATCTAAGCTCTTCGTCCATCTCATTTGTCCATTGCGATGTAACGAAAGAAGAAGATGTGGAAAACGCTGTCAAAACAGCCACAAGAAAATATGGAAAGCTTGACATCATGTTCAACAATGCAGGCACAGGTGGCGTAGCAAAACCTAACATCCTTGACAATGACAAGGCAGAATTTGAGCAAGTGATTAGGGTAAATCTGATTGGTGCGTTTTTGGGGATCAAACATGCAGCTCGCGTTATGATCCCAGCTGGCCAAGGGAGCATAATTAACACTGCTAGTGTGTGTTCCACCATCGGGGGCGGCTCATCACATGCATACACAAGTTCAAAGCATGGTATAGTAGGGTTGATGAGAAATACAGCAGTGGAGCTCGGACAACACGGTATTCGTGTGAATTGTGTGTCGCCGTATATAGTTGCCACACCGTTGGCAAAGAACTTCTTTAAGCTTGATGATAATGGAGTTCATGGTGCTTATTCCAACCTTAAAGGTGGGGTTCTCAAGGTAGAAGACATTGCTGAAGCTGCTCTTTACTTGGGTAGTGATGAGTCTAAGTATGTTAGTGGGCATAATCTTTTGGTCGATGGAGGCTTCACCATTGTAAACCCAAGGTTTTGCATGTTTGAACAATCTTGA
- the LOC18774019 gene encoding secoisolariciresinol dehydrogenase: protein MTMGNFSLLAAAARRLEGKVALITGGASGIGESTARLFSKHGAKVVIADVQDNLAESICRDLSSSSTSFVHCDVTKEEDVENAVKTATSKYGKLDIMFNNAGIAGIAKTNILDNDKAEFEQVIGVNLVGVFLGIKHAARVMIPAGQGSIINTASACSTIGGCASHAYTSSKHGVLGLMRNTAIELGQHGIRVNCVSPYIVATPLAKDFFKLDDDGVHGVYSNLKGGVLKAEDIAEAALYLGSDESKYVSGHNLLVDGGFTIVNARFCIFEQA, encoded by the exons ATGACTATGGGAAATTTCTCATTACTCGCTGCTGCTGCAAGAAg GCTTGAAGGTAAAGTGGCACTAATCACTGGTGGGGCGAGCGGCATAGGAGAGTCCACTGCAAGACTCTTCTCAAAACATGGAGCTAAAGTTGTGATTGCAGATGTGCAAGATAACTTGGCTGAATCTATTTGTAGAGACCTAAGTTCTTCGTCTACTTCATTCGTCCATTGCGACgtaacaaaagaagaagatgtcgaAAATGCTGTTAAAACAGCCACAAGCAAATATGGAAAGCTAGACATCATGTTCAACAATGCAGGCATAGCTGGTATAGCAAAAACCAACATCCTTGACAATGACAAGGCAGAATTTGAGCAAGTGATTGGGGTAAATTTGGTTGGTGTGTTTTTGGGGATCAAACATGCAGCTCGTGTTATGATCCCAGCTGGCCAAGGAAGCATAATTAACACTGCCAGTGCTTGTTCCACCATTGGGGGGTGCGCATCACATGCCTACACGAGTTCAAAGCATGGAGTACTAGGGCTGATGAGAAATACGGCCATAGAGCTTGGACAACACGGTATTCGGGTAAATTGTGTGTCGCCATATATAGTTGCCACACCGTTGGCGAAGGACTTCTTTAAGCTTGATGATGATGGAGTTCATGGTGTTTATTCCAACCTTAAAGGTGGGGTTCTTAAGGCAGAAGATATTGCTGAAGCTGCTCTTTACTTGGGAAGTGATGAGTCAAAGTATGTTAGTGGACATAATCTTTTGGTAGATGGAGGCTTCACTATTGTGAACGCAAGGTTTTGCATATTTGAACAAGCTTGA